The Lonchura striata isolate bLonStr1 chromosome 11, bLonStr1.mat, whole genome shotgun sequence DNA segment ccGCAGATTGAGGATGTGGAAGTCGCAAGGAAGGGTGGTGGCAAGGGGCACAAAGGAgcgcagggctggcagcgctgGCTTCTCCAATGCCACTGGCATGACCAAGGCCTCGGCATTCTGGTGCACAGAGGTGATGTGGctcagcagggaggggaagcTGATGGGGCGCTCGTCCTGCACCTGCCAAGCAGCACATAGGTCAAGTGTGGGCTCAGAAAGccaggcagagcctgggcaaggcCCAAAGAACCTCCATTCCAGCAGTGCCTTGAGACCAGGCACCTGCCAGCACAGTGTAcacagagctgcccctgcccaagCAGCCCCCCCCGCCCCAGCACCCAAACAGGACCCCAGCTAGTTGATGGTCAGGCTACAGACCTGCTACAAGCCTGGCTAGACTAGTGGCTAGCAGCTAGTGCACAAGACAGGGAGAgacagcagggccaggctggccaTTACCTcacggctgccagtcctggtGCCAGGGAAGCTCAAGGCTTTAAACATGGAGATCAGTTTGGAAAAGAAGCCGGAGCTCTGGATGGGTGGCACAGCACACGCATAGAGGGCAGCGAGGGGATTGGACAAGAACACTGTGATTATGAGGGCAATGTGGCTCCACAGGGACAGACCCACTGCACATCCTGCTCTCCCCATGccccctgctccaggcccatccctgcccagtgccagcacaAGGGGACAAGAGGGGACAGGACACTGCATCCCATCTCATGTAGCTTTCTGCAAATGCCTCCAGCCTGCTCCATcccaaggcagggctgggctctccCGTCCTGCCGCCTCACAGCCAGCACCTTGTTGGCAGTGCTGCGGCGCTCCAGGAGGAGCCGGAACCGGTTGCAGGTACGCTTGTTGTCCTTCagtccctggcccaggcccCGGTTGTCATCCTGCATGAGGCGCCGGTCCAGGATCACCTCCAGCTGGCCTGTGGAGAGCAAGTCCCTGCAGCTCAGGCTTTACCACGCGCCAGCCACACCTCACAGCACAGAGCCCCCAGTGACAATAGGAGCAGGGCACCCTGCCCAGCCGGCAGCACCCTCCTTCCCTTGGGGAGGACAGCCCTAGCTCTACAGCAGGTGCCCAAGGCACAGAGCCCAGCTCACCGCTGTGGAGGCTGGAGACCCCCAGGGCCTGGGCTGTGAGCAGTGTCAGGCGGCTCTGCATGTCCTGGATGTAGGCCATGGCAGGCATCGGGTAGAAGTTGGCCTGCAGCGGCAGCTTCCGCTGGTACCTGCGGGGCTGGATCTGCCAAGGGACACAGACCAGTGACCAGAGGTGGATCCCACAGTGCCTGGTGCCAGAGCACTGTCCCCCTgtaggcagctgctgcccctccccagcctgctgtGTACCTGGAAACCATTGAGGTCCGTGAAGAAAGTGTCATCACTCTCAATGTCAGTGCTGAAGCGCAGGGCCAGCTCCTTGTTGATGTGGTCACGGATGTCCACCAGGCAGGACACATCCAGGGACAGGCCCTCCACCCCTGAGGTAGGCAGTGAgaggctgagccccaggggCAGCATGGCCCAGTTCCCTGGGCCAGTGACACCTGGCACAGCCTCCAGATCTTACCTGGCACATTGTACAGCCGCACCACGGTCTGGACATGCTGGTAGTAGCTGGCAACCTCTGAGAAGAGGGGTCCCTCCATCACCCGCACCACTGGGGGGTCCTTGGGAGCATAGGGCTGGGGAGAGGGATAGCTGTGCTGATGCTGCTGCCTGAGGACCTACAGGCACAGCTGTCAGCTGCCTTCCACGGGTGGACTCTGTACCTTGGCCTCCCCGTCAGGCAGGAAGAGATAGGCCCCACTTTTGTCCTTGGAGGTCCTGGTGCCATAGACGAGAAATTCACTGCTCACCCTTTGCCCCTGCTTCTCCCCAGCCAGCCGCAGGCTCTGCAGGTGTGTGCCAGCACAACAGTAAGCGCATGAAGCAGCAGGATTTAcccctcccctcctccagcCCACATCCTGTCAGAGCCCTGCACTCACCTGCAGCAGGCCCGTGCGCCCCACAAAGCAGGCCTGCAGGTGCTGGTTCTCCAGGCAGAAGtcatcagcagcagctgggaagacGTGCAGAGGCACAGCCTCGGGCTTGTGCACGGCCATGTCCCGGCCGTGCAGGTAGAGGCGCGTGGAGGACCTTGGCGTGGCGTGGCCATCCGAGGActtgtgcagctgcagcacgCGCAGCCCTAGTGCAGGCAGGCGGGCCAGGACAAACACCTGCAGGCAGCATGGAGACCTGAGCCAGCCCCCTTGTCTAGGGAATGACTGGGGGTCAGTGGGGCAAAGACCCTGCTCAGCACTGTGGGGCCTCTGCTGAGGAGGGACATGCATGGGGACCTGGAGGACCGACAGCTGTGGGATCTCATGTtgtggggcagggacagagcagggctgctggtgTGTCCTGGCAGTGTGCGGGATGGGAGGCTGGCACAGATGGGCTGTGGGGCACCCCATACCTGGTAGACATTGGGCACCACATCAGTGGCAGAGTTCCACACTGCACTGAGCTgggagggcaggggctgcccctcCTCGGAGAGCACACGCACGTGAGGGGAGTCCACCAGTACTGGCACTACGCTCAGGCGCTCCTGCTCCAGCGGGTTGAACACCACCAGGAACCTGTGGGGGGGTAACACAGGGATGGCATCCCAGCCTCACAGCATCCCAGATGTCCCATGTTCCACATTACCTACAGATCTACTGCCCCTACCCACAGCTTCACAGGTACTCCCTCACTGCCTCCCCACAGTCCCCTAAGTCCCCAGAGCAAGGCAGGAGGCCCTACCGAGGTGAGGTGCCCAGTTTGACCACTGTCCTCTCTGGGAGAGAGTCCTGGCTGGAGCGTGTCTCATCCTGGGGAGGAGCAATAAAGAGCTGGGGTGTGCCCAACGCCCCTGCCAGTTGGGCCCAAGGACATGGGCACAATCTGGGGCCATCTTCCTGGCCTCTGCAGTACGGAGTTGTTCCCGGGGGCATGGGGACAGTGTGCCAGAGTGCAGGGAGccaggggctggtgctgctcacCATGCCAAGGAACGGTGCAGCCGGGTCGTGGTGGTAGGTGTCCTTGTCCCCCAGCACAAGGTAGTGCGCAGCATTGATGATGACACGCTTGAGGTTGGTGAGGGAATGGAGCAGCCTAGGCAGAGGCAGAGTGAGTCACCTGGGACGATCAGCCCCATCTGCTCAGGACTGCCCCACCACCCTCCACATCCCCCCATGAGAGGGAGAACCTCCCCACAGCATCCCCATACCTAACCAGtctcccagccctgagcccacCAGCCCCACTCTGAGACAGGCTCTGAGGGCGCCCTGGCCCCCACACGCACCGGACTCCATAGTCCACGGCCACAGCCTCCTTGGCAGTGCCAGCGATGGCATCGTGGTGCTGGAAGAGGCCCAGGTTGCGGCGGGCGTTGCTCAGCAAGGCGTAGTCAGAGAGTGGGTACCTGCCATCTGCACTGGCATGGCGGGCGTGGGCGAGTGCCAGGCTGTACAGGATCTCTGCCCCCCTGCACAAGGACAGAGTCACTGAGGGTCCCTACCCTGGTGTACAATACtggggggctgccctgggagtgGGGTGGCAAAGGCACACACTGCCCTGGGACTGGGTGAGGGTTTGGCACTGTGTGTTGGCAGTTGGGACAGACCGGGGGCTGTCCAGATCCCATACTGCCTGGCCACCCCTCACCCGTGCCCCTCACACACCTCCTGTGCCCCATGGACCAGCCCCACGCCCCTCACCGGAGGTGGGCCTCCAGCACCCGGTCCAGGCTCTTGTAGAATGGCCGGGAGGTGTAGTATCCTGTCCAGTAGTGATCCTCCCGGTCCGCATAGGAGAAGAAATCCCCAGTCAGAACTGGGAACCCGGGTGGCCTCATCCCCGGCACAATGCCCACTTTCTTGTACAGGGCATCAAAGTAATCAGAGAGCGTGCCAAACTGTGCCTGCAAGACAGCATGTGCAGTCCTGAGCCAGGGCTCCTGCAGTGGGGGCTCTTATCACCCCTCACAGGACTGTTCACCCCTCCAACTGTGCTCTGCTGTggcctcctgctgcccccagctccACAGAGCTCTCCACACATACCTGCACATGGAGGTCAGGCCGAGAGTTGAGGAAGTCAAAGATGCGCTGGTAGTTGAGGAACTGGGCATCCCACTCCTGTGGCTTGTCATAGCGGAAGTCATCTCCCAGGGGCACCAGCAGCACCTTGCTGCGGTACAACTTGGACTTCTTGCGGTActggtccagcagcagctgggctctgtGCGGGGGCCAGGGCATGAGGCTGGCCCCTGACGGCCCACACAAGGCTGGGAGTCGtgtgcccctgcccctgcccctgccccactcACCGCTCTGCCACGTTTGCATCAGTGATGGCACGGGGAGGCACCTTCCAGGGGCAGTTGATCCGGCCTCCAGGCAAGCGCTTGAAGTCAAACTGGCAGCAGATCTTGGGGTccgggccacaggtgtgaggcACATCATAGCTGTAGAAGGGCATCATGTGGCAGAAGATGTCGGTGCTCGTGTCTGGATCTGTGGGATCAAGGACATGTGAGCACCAGCAATGGCTCTCCCTTgcctgtccctgagcaggggGGCCCAAAGTCAGTAGTTCGACAGAGCAGATCTCAGAGGTTAGAGGACACAGCAGCCTCCCCCAATATGTTGCTAGACTTGGGGGCAGGTGGAAAGTCACCCTGAGGATGCCCCACAGGGCAGAGACATTGCCTACCAGTGCTTGGCTCATCtgcaaagaaaagcagctggTAGCCATTCTCTGCTGCCACCTGCCCCACCGTGCAGTCCCCTCTGCAGTCCCCTcccagcagcccctcaccccacgCTTGTCTCCACATGAACTCCAGGTTCTGGGTGGCAGCAAAGTGCTTCTTGATGGCATAGTGCACGCGCTGGATGAGCATGGCCGTCAGGTTGGAGCGCTTCAGCAGGTAGGGCATGGTGGAGCTGTACCCGAAGGGGTCTACGGCCCAGCCCGACCGCGGCGTCACACCTGGGGGCACAGAGACCCATCAGCCCCATGCTGGGCCAGCAGCACTTCCCGTGAGGAGGGTGCTGTCAGGACCTGGGGGCCTGCAGCGCATTAGACAGGCCCCCAGCCACCATCTGCCTGGCCCTCACCAATGTTCTTCTCCAGCCACTGGTGCCCCTCAATCAGCTGGTCAATCATGGCAAAGTAGTGGGAATTAGCCTCATCAGGCATCACCCAGCCGCCTGTCACCATCTCCAGCTGCCCATTGCCCACCAGCCTGTCAGGGGGACACCCAAGATGTGACCAGAGCCCTGCATGAGACACATGTTCATTGCAGAgtccccctgccctgagccacCTACAGTCTACCTGCAGCCCCCACGGCCACCACTGCCATTCCCCCCTTGTCATGCTGTCCCCATGCAGAGTCATCCCTCCACAGCCCAATGCCACCCACAGCCCATTCCCCCTCCACTGTGTCTTCCAATGCTCTCAGGGCAAGGGGCAGAGAAGGGGATCCTGCCTCACCACACAATCCTGCTCTCCAGGTCTCCCACCCTTCCATGGGTGCCCTGGGCCTTGTATACAAGTTCCCCAGCCCAATTAGCacagggaggggcccagggcAAGATCTGTCTCCCAGCCTCTGACTCCACAAGGCAGTGGCTCTGACATATGATGGCACTGGGAGGCTGCTGGCAGTTTGAGGGCACCCCACACTAAGCAGTGCAGGGCCCATGGCAGCCTTCTAGTCCCTAGAGCCATTCGCTCACACACCCTCTGCCCTCAGCCTGCCTGGGAGCTAGGTGGGCAATAGGGCCAGGTGAGCAGCCCTACCTGCGCACAGCAGCCCGCTTCTGGGCACTGATGTTGTCCCACCACTTGGAAAAAAAGGAGATCTCAGACCAGATGAAGCGCCGGCGTGGGTCCTCCTGCATCTTCAGCACCATGCTGTTGAGGATGTGCTGCGTCTGGTCATAGTAGTACTTGTCGAAAGTTTTGATCCAGCCTGGAAGCACAGGTGGGGGTCACTGTGGGGGGCCCAGGTTTGCCAGCACTGCACAGTAGTGGGAAATGGGCTAATCCCTGCTTCTCACCTGGGTCATTGTGTGAGTGTGGCACCACAAACACCTGTAGAGGCTCTGTGTCCCATTCGTTGGGCTCGTAGGTGATGTCGAAGCCCTGCTTCCAGACACCGCCATCCTGGTTGTCAAACGGCAGCAGGGAGTACACAGCCAGCATCTGTTGGTAGGAGACAGTGCTGAGAGACCCCTGAAAGACTAGAGCCTGGTATGCCCAGGATGCCCAGGTATGGACCCCTCATGCTAGCAGAGCCACCAGGCCCTCACCTGCAGGTCTGGGCTCTGTCCTTTGCCCCCTAGAGCAAACTGGCAGTCTTGCGGGGACACAGAGAGGAAACTTGGGCGACTCTCAGGGGGGAGCACCCAGGAGCCATTCAGGGGGTGTTCGGGCAATGCTGGCTGCCCCTCTGCATGGGCTGTCAGCTCCAGTACTGAGTCCTTAATGTGACTGATGATCTCATGgttctcctccagcagctgctccagctgctcgaTCCGGTTCTGCAGCACCGAGATCTggctctggggacacagagggCACAGCGAGGGGCAGGAGGTCACCCACAGCTGTGgggagccagccctggccctggtaCCCTAATGCCCAGAGGCCAGGGCTAGCTCCCCATTAATTTTCCTGGCTGAATGTCTCCGTTTGCCATCCCAGGACCACTCTCTCTCATCCCAGACCCTCGGAACTCACCCTGGGGAAGTTGCCCCCACTCTGGTGTCGTGTGGGGTCATGCTGTACCCGGTCCAGCATCAAGTAGAGGGAGAAGACGGCCACGCAGAAGATGGCAGCTCCACACACTGTCACCTGCTTCTTCAGCTTCATCCCGAAGGGATGCGGGGACTcacctgcgccggggctgcggggggaGCCAGCTCGGGCAGCGCAGCCCCTCGCCGCGGCCTCCTGCGTCCTCCTGCAAGAGCCTCACCGCGTCCTGCTTGGCCTGATCCTTTGCGGGTATTTATATCTGCCGATggggccggggcggggaggCCGCGcaggccgggcagcgccgggcccgccgcgccgaggccccgcggcggcggcccggGCCGGGCAGGACCGGGACAGGCCGGGCCGGCACCGACGGCGACGCCGCCGCCAGCCCGTCCGCACCGGGCGGCTCCGAGCCCGGCCAGGCCCTCACACCGCCCGGCTGGGCCCGCCGGGATGGGCCAGgccgggccccgcccgcgctccgcccgccgGGCCGGCCCGGGAGGCGGCACCGAGCCGGCAGCGAGCGGGGGCTCGGCTCTGCGCGGCTctgcgcggcgcggcgcggcacggcacggcacggcacggcacggcacggcacggcacggcacggcacggcacggcacagCGCTGCGGAGGCCGCGCGGCACCGCACGGCTCTGCACGGCACGGCACAGCTCGGCAAGGCGCCGCGGAGCAGCACGGCACCGCACGGCACGGCACAGCTCTGCGGAGCccgcacggcacggcacggccccgCACGGCACGGCACAGCTCGGCAAGGCGCCGCGGAGCCGCACGGCACCGCACGGCACGACACAGCGctgcacggcacggcacggccccgTATGGCTCCGCACGGCCCCACACAGCTCCGCAGCCCAGTCGAGATGCCGGTGGCCTCCTGGTGTGCCCCATCCCGGTGTGCCTCATCCCGGTACCCTGTCCCGGTGTGCCCCATCCGGGTGTCCCATCTGGGTGTCCCATCCCAGTACCCTGTCCCAGGGTCCTGTTCCAGCCCTCTGTCCCAGTGCTCTGTCTCAGTACTCCCCATGCCATTTCCCTATCTAAGTGTGCCCCATTCTGGTACTTCTTTTTGGTACCCCATGCTGGTGCACTGGCTGCGCGTCCTGGTGCATCATTACAGTGCCATTTccagtgccattcccagtgccatcccCAGTGCAGTACAAGTCCACGTCCCCTTGCAGATCCTAGATGCACAGCTGCAGAGCTCGTGTGTTTATTGTACAAGAtgaagcagggcaggagctgcggGCACCATGTCCCACCCTGAGGTATGCaggagcccctgccctgggggtcAAGCACCACACGGCCACCTCGCAGTACCCGCTGCCcagacagggctctgctgtgcccccaggcactgccatgggatGGATCCAGGGCCCCTGGTGCTCCCTGTCACCGCTGCCTCTTGCGGATGGCAATGAGGTCCTGGTGGATGGTGCAGAAGCTGGGCCGCTTGCGGGGGTCATACTCCCAGCAGCGCTGCATCAGCTGGTACACCTCCTCAGGGCACTGCTCAGGAGGGTCCAGCCGCATACCTGGGGCAACATGGATGGGGACATGGATCACCGGCCCCTCACCCTCCACAACCCTGTCTGGCCCATCCAACAGGCACAGCTTCACAGTGCTGGACCCACAGCTCATGGTGGCTCTCAGGTGCCAGCCCCAGCCATGTTCCCTACCATGCTCCACTGCCTCCCGCGTCTGCTGGTTGCTGAGGTTGGCATAGGGGACGGCACCCAGGCTGAAGGCTTCCCACAGCAGGATCCCAAAGCTCCAGACATCACTCTCTGAGCTGTATCGGCCTGGGGACGTGGGGCAGGACAAATGGTGTTGGCAGGGGACACGCATGTCACCACTATCCAGCTGTGCCCATGCTCCTGAGGGCTGAGGTGCTCGGGgtctctgcctccctccccaGGACCAGGTGTGTAGGAGTGGGACAGTGCCAGACTCCTGGCTCCCAGATAAGCTGCGGGCTGCCAGGCCatgcccagctccatcctgtACCATAATTGAGTGCTTCAGGGGCCGTCCACTTGACAGGGATTTGCTTCATCCCCCCTGTGGAGGCATAGAtgccatcctcctcctcccgtGACATCCCAAAATCACTGATCTTCAGGGTGTTCCTCTCCGTCACCAGGCAGTTGCGAGCAGCCAGGTCCCTGAGACAGCCCCAAGCAATCAGCCGTGTGCCCAGCTgtccctggggcttcccctggcacagggtgggggGGTTAGGATTCCAGGGCTCCCCCGTCCTGCCAGGGCCCACCTGTG contains these protein-coding regions:
- the MAN2A2 gene encoding alpha-mannosidase 2x isoform X1 — protein: MKLKKQVTVCGAAIFCVAVFSLYLMLDRVQHDPTRHQSGGNFPRSQISVLQNRIEQLEQLLEENHEIISHIKDSVLELTAHAEGQPALPEHPLNGSWVLPPESRPSFLSVSPQDCQFALGGKGQSPDLQMLAVYSLLPFDNQDGGVWKQGFDITYEPNEWDTEPLQVFVVPHSHNDPGWIKTFDKYYYDQTQHILNSMVLKMQEDPRRRFIWSEISFFSKWWDNISAQKRAAVRRLVGNGQLEMVTGGWVMPDEANSHYFAMIDQLIEGHQWLEKNIGVTPRSGWAVDPFGYSSTMPYLLKRSNLTAMLIQRVHYAIKKHFAATQNLEFMWRQAWDPDTSTDIFCHMMPFYSYDVPHTCGPDPKICCQFDFKRLPGGRINCPWKVPPRAITDANVAERAQLLLDQYRKKSKLYRSKVLLVPLGDDFRYDKPQEWDAQFLNYQRIFDFLNSRPDLHVQAQFGTLSDYFDALYKKVGIVPGMRPPGFPVLTGDFFSYADREDHYWTGYYTSRPFYKSLDRVLEAHLRGAEILYSLALAHARHASADGRYPLSDYALLSNARRNLGLFQHHDAIAGTAKEAVAVDYGVRLLHSLTNLKRVIINAAHYLVLGDKDTYHHDPAAPFLGMDETRSSQDSLPERTVVKLGTSPRFLVVFNPLEQERLSVVPVLVDSPHVRVLSEEGQPLPSQLSAVWNSATDVVPNVYQVFVLARLPALGLRVLQLHKSSDGHATPRSSTRLYLHGRDMAVHKPEAVPLHVFPAAADDFCLENQHLQACFVGRTGLLQSLRLAGEKQGQRVSSEFLVYGTRTSKDKSGAYLFLPDGEAKPYAPKDPPVVRVMEGPLFSEVASYYQHVQTVVRLYNVPGVEGLSLDVSCLVDIRDHINKELALRFSTDIESDDTFFTDLNGFQIQPRRYQRKLPLQANFYPMPAMAYIQDMQSRLTLLTAQALGVSSLHSGQLEVILDRRLMQDDNRGLGQGLKDNKRTCNRFRLLLERRSTANKVQDERPISFPSLLSHITSVHQNAEALVMPVALEKPALPALRSFVPLATTLPCDFHILNLRMLQAEDESLPSAEAALILHRKGFDCSLEAKNLGFNCTTSQGKLALGGLFQGLELGSLQPTSLTLMYPLGTASNSTNIHLDPMEIATFRIRLG
- the MAN2A2 gene encoding alpha-mannosidase 2x isoform X3, encoding MKLKKQVTVCGAAIFCVAVFSLYLMLDRVQHDPTRHQSGGNFPRSQISVLQNRIEQLEQLLEENHEIISHIKDSVLELTAHAEGQPALPEHPLNGSWVLPPESRPSFLSVSPQDCQFALGGKGQSPDLQMLAVYSLLPFDNQDGGVWKQGFDITYEPNEWDTEPLQVFVVPHSHNDPGWIKTFDKYYYDQTQHILNSMVLKMQEDPRRRFIWSEISFFSKWWDNISAQKRAAVRRLVGNGQLEMVTGGWVMPDEANSHYFAMIDQLIEGHQWLEKNIGVTPRSGWAVDPFGYSSTMPYLLKRSNLTAMLIQRVHYAIKKHFAATQNLEFMWRQAWDPDTSTDIFCHMMPFYSYDVPHTCGPDPKICCQFDFKRLPGGRINCPWKVPPRAITDANVAERAQLLLDQYRKKSKLYRSKVLLVPLGDDFRYDKPQEWDAQFLNYQRIFDFLNSRPDLHVQAQFGTLSDYFDALYKKVGIVPGMRPPGFPVLTGDFFSYADREDHYWTGYYTSRPFYKSLDRVLEAHLRGAEILYSLALAHARHASADGRYPLSDYALLSNARRNLGLFQHHDAIAGTAKEAVAVDYGVRLLHSLTNLKRVIINAAHYLVLGDKDTYHHDPAAPFLGMDETRSSQDSLPERTVVKLGTSPRFLVVFNPLEQERLSVVPVLVDSPHVRVLSEEGQPLPSQLSAVWNSATDVVPNVYQVFVLARLPALGLRVLQLHKSSDGHATPRSSTRLYLHGRDMAVHKPEAVPLHVFPAAADDFCLENQHLQACFVGRTGLLQSLRLAGEKQGQRVSSEFLVYGTRTSKDKSGAYLFLPDGEAKPYAPKDPPVVRVMEGPLFSEVASYYQHVQTVVRLYNVPGVEGLSLDVSCLVDIRDHINKELALRFSTDIESDDTFFTDLNGFQIQPRRYQRKLPLQANFYPMPAMAYIQDMQSRLTLLTAQALGVSSLHSGQLEVILDRRLMQDDNRGLGQGLKDNKRTCNRFRLLLERRSTANKSSGFFSKLISMFKALSFPGTRTGSREVQDERPISFPSLLSHITSVHQNAEALVMPVALEKPALPALRSFVPLATTLPCDFHILNLRMLQAEDESLPSAEAALILHRKGFDCSLEAKNLGFNCTTSQGKLALGGLFQGLELGSLQPTSLTLMYPLGTASNSTNIHLDPMEIATFRIRLG
- the MAN2A2 gene encoding alpha-mannosidase 2x isoform X2 — encoded protein: MKLKKQVTVCGAAIFCVAVFSLYLMLDRVQHDPTRHQSGGNFPRSQISVLQNRIEQLEQLLEENHEIISHIKDSVLELTAHAEGQPALPEHPLNGSWVLPPESRPSFLSVSPQDCQFALGGKGQSPDLQMLAVYSLLPFDNQDGGVWKQGFDITYEPNEWDTEPLQVFVVPHSHNDPGWIKTFDKYYYDQTQHILNSMVLKMQEDPRRRFIWSEISFFSKWWDNISAQKRAAVRRLVGNGQLEMVTGGWVMPDEANSHYFAMIDQLIEGHQWLEKNIGVTPRSGWAVDPFGYSSTMPYLLKRSNLTAMLIQRVHYAIKKHFAATQNLEFMWRQAWDPDTSTDIFCHMMPFYSYDVPHTCGPDPKICCQFDFKRLPGGRINCPWKVPPRAITDANVAERAQLLLDQYRKKSKLYRSKVLLVPLGDDFRYDKPQEWDAQFLNYQRIFDFLNSRPDLHVQAQFGTLSDYFDALYKKVGIVPGMRPPGFPVLTGDFFSYADREDHYWTGYYTSRPFYKSLDRVLEAHLRGAEILYSLALAHARHASADGRYPLSDYALLSNARRNLGLFQHHDAIAGTAKEAVAVDYGVRLLHSLTNLKRVIINAAHYLVLGDKDTYHHDPAAPFLGMDETRSSQDSLPERTVVKLGTSPRFLVVFNPLEQERLSVVPVLVDSPHVRVLSEEGQPLPSQLSAVWNSATDVVPNVYQVFVLARLPALGLRVLQLHKSSDGHATPRSSTRLYLHGRDMAVHKPEAVPLHVFPAAADDFCLENQHLQACFVGRTGLLQSLRLAGEKQGQRVSSEFLVYGTRTSKDKSGAYLFLPDGEAKPYAPKDPPVVRVMEGPLFSEVASYYQHVQTVVRLYNVPGVEGLSLDVSCLVDIRDHINKELALRFSTDIESDDTFFTDLNGFQIQPRRYQRKLPLQANFYPMPAMAYIQDMQSRLTLLTAQALGVSSLHSGQLEVILDRRLMQDDNRGLGQGLKDNKRTCNRFRLLLERRSTANKVQDERPISFPSLLSHITSVHQNAEALVMPVALEKPALPALRSFVPLATTLPCDFHILNLRMLQAEDESLPSAEAALILHRKGFDCSLEAKNLGFNCTTSQGKLWEACSRAWSWAPCSPPH